One genomic segment of Dromaius novaehollandiae isolate bDroNov1 chromosome 12, bDroNov1.hap1, whole genome shotgun sequence includes these proteins:
- the IL17RC gene encoding interleukin-17 receptor C isoform X2, producing MGPPGLALLALLAAMGRCAPRDTLACSQGLACRLLGKCRAAWPPPDPRRRGAGRPPGPTARPPLPAEADVLCGPEAPGPGPGLVPARLRLEPALRCAGAAACAPCLRARLDLALGAAAGPPRAPPGDGDGAVAGILLLSGHAYSWSRCVAVEGSVTFQCFEAALGSELRVTAYTNARGRPRLSRSRRVPDCSWPAAQAAVPQCRVPRLQVWRGPAVAVVQVQEAAAGHGYTLRLYHNRSRGAGAGRAVTASGPLNYSLPADEVLPCLCLQVWPEIQDPPRATSCPFSRDAEAWERLWARSRLLLHDAGDSLTCSVSAPCDLPAELVPCWRPEPAGPCQALPQLRQPLAAQGPQEFKALRPHPNLCVQARSGGQVRLTQCLRDRALPGRADDLLLLESRGPGGNASLCALERGACTPLASFTSTGAGRPGLLEPWLRQDVAAGQCAQVWRQENGTVAALWACPLHKYLHARWALAWMAALLCATCILLLLLLKQEDVKGWLKTLRAGCSPQGPARGRRALVLHAAEPSAERAACALAAALRPLGLAAAAAPGGGTAAAARGPLPWLHAQHRRALRGGDTVVLLLSPAAAAAARRWDRDDEDGGGDGPGGVEGPAACEAFAAALACVLPALAAGSGRYVVARLEAAVPAVPRALRAAPAFALPSQAPALLRALAGRGRRTEPQVARAAARLRRALAGGQ from the exons ATGGGGCCGCCGGGcctggcgctgctggcgctgctggcggccATGGGGCGCTGCGCCCCCCGCGACACCCTCGCCTGCTCCCAG GGCCTCGCCTGCCGCCTGCTCGGTAAGTGCCGCGCGGCCTGGCCGCCGCCGGACCCAcggcgccggggagccgggcgaCCCCCGGGACCCACGgcgcggccccccctccccgcagagGCGGACGTGCTGTGCGGCCcggaggcgccggggccgggcccggggctggTGCCGGCGCGGCTGCGGCTGGAGCCGGCGCTGCggtgcgcgggggccgcggcctgTGCGCCCTGCCTGCGCGCCCGCCTCGACCTGGCGctgggggcggccgccggccccccgcgggccccgccgggggacggggacggcgccgtCGCCGGGATCCTGCTGCTCTCCGGCCACGCGTACTCCTGGTCCCGCTGCGTCGCTGTGGAG GGCTCGGTGACGTTCCAGTGCTTCGAGGCGGCGCTGGGCTCCGAGCTGCGCGTCACGGCTTACACCAACGCTCGCGGCCGCCCGAGGCTGAGCCGCAGCCGCCGGGtgccag ACTGCTCCTGGCCCGCAGCGCAGGCCGCCGTCCCGCAGTGCCGAG TGCCCCGGCTGCAGGTCTGGCGCGGGCCCGCGGTGGCGGTGGTGCAGGtgcaggaggcggcggcagggCACGGCTACACCCTGCGGCTCTACCACAACCggagccgcggcgccggcgccgggcgcGCCGTGACGGCG AGCGGGCCCCTCAACTACAGCCTGCCGGCCGACGAGGTgctgccctgcctctgcctgcag GTGTGGCCGGAGATCCAGGACCCGCCGCGGGCCACCTCGTGTCCCTTCTCCCGTG ACGCCGAGGCCTGGGAGCGGCTCTGGGCCCGGAGCCGGCTGCTCCTGCACGACGCCGGCGACTCGCTGACCTGCTCCGTCTCGGCCCCCTGCGACCTCCCCGCGGAGCTGGTGCCCTGCTGGCGGCCGGAGCCCGCCGGGCCCTGCCAAGCGCTACCGCAGCTGCGGCAGCCCCTCGCAGCGCAG ggccCCCAGGAGTTCAAGGCGCTGCGGCCGCACCCCAACCTCTGCGTGCAG gcgcggagcggcgggcaGGTCCGGCTGACCCAGTGCCTGCGGGACC gagcgctgcccggccgcgccgacgacctgctgctgctggagagccGCGGGCCCGGGGGCAACGCGTCGCTGTGCGCCCTGGAGCGGGGCGCCTGCACGCCGCTCGCCAGCTTCACCAGCACG GGCGCTGGGCGGCCCGGGCTGCTGGAGCCGTGGCTGCGGCAGGACGTGGCGGCGGGGCAGTGCGCGCAG GTGTGGCGGCAGGAGAACGGCACCGTGGCGGCGCTCTGGGCCTGCCCGCTGCACAAGT acCTGCACGCCCGCTGGGCGCTGGCCTGGATGGCGGCGCTGCTCTGCGCCACCtgcatcctgctgctgctgctgctcaagcAGGAGGACGTGAAAG GCTGGCTGAAGACCCTGcgggccggctgcagcccccagg gtccggcgcggggccgccgggcgctgGTGCTGCACGCGGCGGAGCCgtcggcggagcgggcggcctgCGCGCTGGCGGCGGCCCTGCGCCCgctggggctggcggcggcggcggcgccgggcggcgggacggcggcggccgcccgggggCCGCTGCCCTGGCTGCACGCCCAGCAccggcgggcgctgcggggcggcgacACCGTGGTGCTGCTGCtctcgccggccgccgccgccgccgcccgccgctggGACCGCGACGACGAGGACGGCGGCGGCGACGGGCCGGGAGGCGTCGAGGGCCCGGCGGCGTGCGAGGCCTTCGCGGCGGCGCTGGCGTGCGTGCtgccggcgctggcggcgggcagcgggcgctACGTGGTGGCGCGGCTggaggcggcggtgccggcggtgcCGCGGGCGCTGCGGGCCGCCCCGGCCTTCGCGCTGCCCTCGCAGGCCCCCGCGCTGCTGCGCGCGCTCGCCGGCCGCGGGCGCCGTACGGAGCCGCAGGTGGCGCGCGCGGCCGCGCGGCTGCGGCGCGCGCTGGCGGGCGGCCAATAA
- the IL17RC gene encoding interleukin-17 receptor C isoform X1 → MGPPGLALLALLAAMGRCAPRDTLACSQGLACRLLGKCRAAWPPPDPRRRGAGRPPGPTARPPLPAEADVLCGPEAPGPGPGLVPARLRLEPALRCAGAAACAPCLRARLDLALGAAAGPPRAPPGDGDGAVAGILLLSGHAYSWSRCVAVEVRAPLRPGGTLGSVTFQCFEAALGSELRVTAYTNARGRPRLSRSRRVPDCSWPAAQAAVPQCRVPRLQVWRGPAVAVVQVQEAAAGHGYTLRLYHNRSRGAGAGRAVTASGPLNYSLPADEVLPCLCLQVWPEIQDPPRATSCPFSRDAEAWERLWARSRLLLHDAGDSLTCSVSAPCDLPAELVPCWRPEPAGPCQALPQLRQPLAAQGPQEFKALRPHPNLCVQARSGGQVRLTQCLRDRALPGRADDLLLLESRGPGGNASLCALERGACTPLASFTSTGAGRPGLLEPWLRQDVAAGQCAQVWRQENGTVAALWACPLHKYLHARWALAWMAALLCATCILLLLLLKQEDVKGWLKTLRAGCSPQGPARGRRALVLHAAEPSAERAACALAAALRPLGLAAAAAPGGGTAAAARGPLPWLHAQHRRALRGGDTVVLLLSPAAAAAARRWDRDDEDGGGDGPGGVEGPAACEAFAAALACVLPALAAGSGRYVVARLEAAVPAVPRALRAAPAFALPSQAPALLRALAGRGRRTEPQVARAAARLRRALAGGQ, encoded by the exons ATGGGGCCGCCGGGcctggcgctgctggcgctgctggcggccATGGGGCGCTGCGCCCCCCGCGACACCCTCGCCTGCTCCCAG GGCCTCGCCTGCCGCCTGCTCGGTAAGTGCCGCGCGGCCTGGCCGCCGCCGGACCCAcggcgccggggagccgggcgaCCCCCGGGACCCACGgcgcggccccccctccccgcagagGCGGACGTGCTGTGCGGCCcggaggcgccggggccgggcccggggctggTGCCGGCGCGGCTGCGGCTGGAGCCGGCGCTGCggtgcgcgggggccgcggcctgTGCGCCCTGCCTGCGCGCCCGCCTCGACCTGGCGctgggggcggccgccggccccccgcgggccccgccgggggacggggacggcgccgtCGCCGGGATCCTGCTGCTCTCCGGCCACGCGTACTCCTGGTCCCGCTGCGTCGCTGTGGAGGTGCGGGCGCCGCTGCGCCCCGGCGGCACCCTG GGCTCGGTGACGTTCCAGTGCTTCGAGGCGGCGCTGGGCTCCGAGCTGCGCGTCACGGCTTACACCAACGCTCGCGGCCGCCCGAGGCTGAGCCGCAGCCGCCGGGtgccag ACTGCTCCTGGCCCGCAGCGCAGGCCGCCGTCCCGCAGTGCCGAG TGCCCCGGCTGCAGGTCTGGCGCGGGCCCGCGGTGGCGGTGGTGCAGGtgcaggaggcggcggcagggCACGGCTACACCCTGCGGCTCTACCACAACCggagccgcggcgccggcgccgggcgcGCCGTGACGGCG AGCGGGCCCCTCAACTACAGCCTGCCGGCCGACGAGGTgctgccctgcctctgcctgcag GTGTGGCCGGAGATCCAGGACCCGCCGCGGGCCACCTCGTGTCCCTTCTCCCGTG ACGCCGAGGCCTGGGAGCGGCTCTGGGCCCGGAGCCGGCTGCTCCTGCACGACGCCGGCGACTCGCTGACCTGCTCCGTCTCGGCCCCCTGCGACCTCCCCGCGGAGCTGGTGCCCTGCTGGCGGCCGGAGCCCGCCGGGCCCTGCCAAGCGCTACCGCAGCTGCGGCAGCCCCTCGCAGCGCAG ggccCCCAGGAGTTCAAGGCGCTGCGGCCGCACCCCAACCTCTGCGTGCAG gcgcggagcggcgggcaGGTCCGGCTGACCCAGTGCCTGCGGGACC gagcgctgcccggccgcgccgacgacctgctgctgctggagagccGCGGGCCCGGGGGCAACGCGTCGCTGTGCGCCCTGGAGCGGGGCGCCTGCACGCCGCTCGCCAGCTTCACCAGCACG GGCGCTGGGCGGCCCGGGCTGCTGGAGCCGTGGCTGCGGCAGGACGTGGCGGCGGGGCAGTGCGCGCAG GTGTGGCGGCAGGAGAACGGCACCGTGGCGGCGCTCTGGGCCTGCCCGCTGCACAAGT acCTGCACGCCCGCTGGGCGCTGGCCTGGATGGCGGCGCTGCTCTGCGCCACCtgcatcctgctgctgctgctgctcaagcAGGAGGACGTGAAAG GCTGGCTGAAGACCCTGcgggccggctgcagcccccagg gtccggcgcggggccgccgggcgctgGTGCTGCACGCGGCGGAGCCgtcggcggagcgggcggcctgCGCGCTGGCGGCGGCCCTGCGCCCgctggggctggcggcggcggcggcgccgggcggcgggacggcggcggccgcccgggggCCGCTGCCCTGGCTGCACGCCCAGCAccggcgggcgctgcggggcggcgacACCGTGGTGCTGCTGCtctcgccggccgccgccgccgccgcccgccgctggGACCGCGACGACGAGGACGGCGGCGGCGACGGGCCGGGAGGCGTCGAGGGCCCGGCGGCGTGCGAGGCCTTCGCGGCGGCGCTGGCGTGCGTGCtgccggcgctggcggcgggcagcgggcgctACGTGGTGGCGCGGCTggaggcggcggtgccggcggtgcCGCGGGCGCTGCGGGCCGCCCCGGCCTTCGCGCTGCCCTCGCAGGCCCCCGCGCTGCTGCGCGCGCTCGCCGGCCGCGGGCGCCGTACGGAGCCGCAGGTGGCGCGCGCGGCCGCGCGGCTGCGGCGCGCGCTGGCGGGCGGCCAATAA
- the IL17RC gene encoding interleukin-17 receptor C isoform X3, which translates to MGPPGLALLALLAAMGRCAPRDTLACSQGLACRLLEADVLCGPEAPGPGPGLVPARLRLEPALRCAGAAACAPCLRARLDLALGAAAGPPRAPPGDGDGAVAGILLLSGHAYSWSRCVAVEVRAPLRPGGTLGSVTFQCFEAALGSELRVTAYTNARGRPRLSRSRRVPDCSWPAAQAAVPQCRVPRLQVWRGPAVAVVQVQEAAAGHGYTLRLYHNRSRGAGAGRAVTASGPLNYSLPADEVLPCLCLQVWPEIQDPPRATSCPFSRDAEAWERLWARSRLLLHDAGDSLTCSVSAPCDLPAELVPCWRPEPAGPCQALPQLRQPLAAQGPQEFKALRPHPNLCVQARSGGQVRLTQCLRDRALPGRADDLLLLESRGPGGNASLCALERGACTPLASFTSTGAGRPGLLEPWLRQDVAAGQCAQVWRQENGTVAALWACPLHKYLHARWALAWMAALLCATCILLLLLLKQEDVKGWLKTLRAGCSPQGPARGRRALVLHAAEPSAERAACALAAALRPLGLAAAAAPGGGTAAAARGPLPWLHAQHRRALRGGDTVVLLLSPAAAAAARRWDRDDEDGGGDGPGGVEGPAACEAFAAALACVLPALAAGSGRYVVARLEAAVPAVPRALRAAPAFALPSQAPALLRALAGRGRRTEPQVARAAARLRRALAGGQ; encoded by the exons ATGGGGCCGCCGGGcctggcgctgctggcgctgctggcggccATGGGGCGCTGCGCCCCCCGCGACACCCTCGCCTGCTCCCAG GGCCTCGCCTGCCGCCTGCTCG agGCGGACGTGCTGTGCGGCCcggaggcgccggggccgggcccggggctggTGCCGGCGCGGCTGCGGCTGGAGCCGGCGCTGCggtgcgcgggggccgcggcctgTGCGCCCTGCCTGCGCGCCCGCCTCGACCTGGCGctgggggcggccgccggccccccgcgggccccgccgggggacggggacggcgccgtCGCCGGGATCCTGCTGCTCTCCGGCCACGCGTACTCCTGGTCCCGCTGCGTCGCTGTGGAGGTGCGGGCGCCGCTGCGCCCCGGCGGCACCCTG GGCTCGGTGACGTTCCAGTGCTTCGAGGCGGCGCTGGGCTCCGAGCTGCGCGTCACGGCTTACACCAACGCTCGCGGCCGCCCGAGGCTGAGCCGCAGCCGCCGGGtgccag ACTGCTCCTGGCCCGCAGCGCAGGCCGCCGTCCCGCAGTGCCGAG TGCCCCGGCTGCAGGTCTGGCGCGGGCCCGCGGTGGCGGTGGTGCAGGtgcaggaggcggcggcagggCACGGCTACACCCTGCGGCTCTACCACAACCggagccgcggcgccggcgccgggcgcGCCGTGACGGCG AGCGGGCCCCTCAACTACAGCCTGCCGGCCGACGAGGTgctgccctgcctctgcctgcag GTGTGGCCGGAGATCCAGGACCCGCCGCGGGCCACCTCGTGTCCCTTCTCCCGTG ACGCCGAGGCCTGGGAGCGGCTCTGGGCCCGGAGCCGGCTGCTCCTGCACGACGCCGGCGACTCGCTGACCTGCTCCGTCTCGGCCCCCTGCGACCTCCCCGCGGAGCTGGTGCCCTGCTGGCGGCCGGAGCCCGCCGGGCCCTGCCAAGCGCTACCGCAGCTGCGGCAGCCCCTCGCAGCGCAG ggccCCCAGGAGTTCAAGGCGCTGCGGCCGCACCCCAACCTCTGCGTGCAG gcgcggagcggcgggcaGGTCCGGCTGACCCAGTGCCTGCGGGACC gagcgctgcccggccgcgccgacgacctgctgctgctggagagccGCGGGCCCGGGGGCAACGCGTCGCTGTGCGCCCTGGAGCGGGGCGCCTGCACGCCGCTCGCCAGCTTCACCAGCACG GGCGCTGGGCGGCCCGGGCTGCTGGAGCCGTGGCTGCGGCAGGACGTGGCGGCGGGGCAGTGCGCGCAG GTGTGGCGGCAGGAGAACGGCACCGTGGCGGCGCTCTGGGCCTGCCCGCTGCACAAGT acCTGCACGCCCGCTGGGCGCTGGCCTGGATGGCGGCGCTGCTCTGCGCCACCtgcatcctgctgctgctgctgctcaagcAGGAGGACGTGAAAG GCTGGCTGAAGACCCTGcgggccggctgcagcccccagg gtccggcgcggggccgccgggcgctgGTGCTGCACGCGGCGGAGCCgtcggcggagcgggcggcctgCGCGCTGGCGGCGGCCCTGCGCCCgctggggctggcggcggcggcggcgccgggcggcgggacggcggcggccgcccgggggCCGCTGCCCTGGCTGCACGCCCAGCAccggcgggcgctgcggggcggcgacACCGTGGTGCTGCTGCtctcgccggccgccgccgccgccgcccgccgctggGACCGCGACGACGAGGACGGCGGCGGCGACGGGCCGGGAGGCGTCGAGGGCCCGGCGGCGTGCGAGGCCTTCGCGGCGGCGCTGGCGTGCGTGCtgccggcgctggcggcgggcagcgggcgctACGTGGTGGCGCGGCTggaggcggcggtgccggcggtgcCGCGGGCGCTGCGGGCCGCCCCGGCCTTCGCGCTGCCCTCGCAGGCCCCCGCGCTGCTGCGCGCGCTCGCCGGCCGCGGGCGCCGTACGGAGCCGCAGGTGGCGCGCGCGGCCGCGCGGCTGCGGCGCGCGCTGGCGGGCGGCCAATAA